The nucleotide window AACTTCTAATTGGTGTTGATTCGTTGGCCGGGCATCTGGCAGCTGCAGTTCATGTGCCTTTTATAGTTATTAAAACCGGCATTACGAGTAATCAATGGAGACCATTTGGGGATGGGGCGGTTTTAACGTATCCCGTATCTTGTGCGCCCTGCTACCTGAAAAACGGATGTGAAAGTATGGGCTGTGTTCGTCTTGTAAAGCCCGAGGACGTCTATTCTGAAATAGAGACTTTTTTGAATTTTAGTGGCTGAATTTTCTCTTCTGACATCTTGGTGATCACATGAGATTCGTATTCATCAACACGGGGACCAAGGAGCAGAACGCCGGCATTATCAGGTGCATCGGTCTGGGATCACAGCTCGCACAGTTGGGTCATGATGTCATAATTCTCATCACTGACAACCCGGAAAACGTTCAGCAGTACGGCAGCCGCTGGAAAGGGATGCGTTTTCTCTACGTAAAGAGCGGACGGCTCATCGAGCAATTGCACAAGTTTCTGCGCCTTGCCTTGCTAGGGGGTGTCGATGTAGTGCACTGCATGGGGGCCGGTTCCTCCATCTTTCTCCCCGCGTTGATCAACAAAAAGCTGTTCGGGAAGAAATTCCAGCTCATTGTCGATTACGAGGACAAGCAGTCGCTGCTGGTGTTGCCGGGCAAGAGACGCCTGCACCTGTTGTATGAGCATCTGAGCTTCCAGTGTGCCGATAAGATTGTCTGTGCCAGTAAAGAACTTACCGGGGAATACCTGGCAAAGAACAGCAACACCTACTATCTGCCGTTTGCTGTCAGTCAATGCCGACCTGTTGGCCCTCCTGAAAGTGCAGGAAATCAGCCGAATGATCCCCTTGAAATCGGATACTTGGGAAGCCTCACCGAGGCCTACAGCGGGCAATTGGATTACCTGTTCCGACTCATGCCACGCCTCAAAAAAAGAGTTGGACCGGCCCGCCTCAATATCGCGGGCTCGGGCCCACTGCGAGAGCACTATCTCAACAAGGCCCTTGAAATGGGGTTACAGGATGATGTGATATTCCGCGGCTTTGTACCTGATTCCCAATTGGATCAGTTTTTTGCCAGCATCGACGTAGTTGTCTGTTATTTCCCTGATCTGCCCATTAACAGGTATCGCTGTCCCAACAAGGTATTCCTCTACTGTTCTTATGGGCTTCCCATAGTCTCCAACAGGGTCGGTGAAGTGGCCAGCCTGCTCGATCACTACGCCAATGCGGTATTTTACGACGATAAGGACGAGGATTCCTGTATTGATGCCACGCGCGCAGCATTACAGCTTCCCAGGGCTGTACCGCCCGAGTTCTATCTCGCTCATGACTGGACTGCAAGGACAGAGCGCTATCTGGAGATCGTGAAAGCATGATAGCAATCAACGGCAAGATATTCACCCAACGTATGAGCGGCCTGGGACGATTCGCCTTCGAGGTGACCCGCCGGTTGCTGGATGCCGGCACGCACATGGTGATCTATACGCCCAACAAGCCCTTGCACGACGACTATCAGTCCCTGGCCAACTGGATACACCGGGACAGCTTCGGGATGCATCCATTTTTATGGGAACTGTTTCGCCTGCCCGTGCTCCTTGGCAAAAGCGGGTGCTCTCTGTTGTGGTCGCCGGCCAATATCGGTCCGATTTTCCCCGGGGTGCCCCATTACCTGACTCTGCACGACCTGACCTTCATTCATGACGCCACATGGATGGATAGACTTCCCAGGCTCCTGTACCGCACGTTGATTCCTCTCATCTGCAAAGGTACCGAATACCTTATAAGCCCAACAGAGGTCATTCGGCAGGAGGTTCTCGCCCATCTGCCTGAAAAGCCTGCCGGACACGTGCTTATGTGCCATCAGGGGGGCGATCACGTGCCGCTCCGTGATTCGTCGCCGCCTGAACAGCCGTTGGACAGTGAGAAATATTTTGTCTTCCTGGGAAACATCGACAGACGAAAGAATCTTGCCCGGATTGTGGATGCTTGGGCTCTCGCCAGAAAAAAGGTCGATCAACCCCTCAAGTTGTACATCATTGGCGCGGTCAAGTTTAAAGGAAACTATAGTATTGACGTTGAAGATGCATCTATAGAGATACGCTCAAACCTCGATGATGCAGCTGTCTTTGCTCTGTTGTCCCAAGCACGGGGGCTTCTGTTTCCCTCCTTGTACGAGGGGTTCGGCTTCCCGATGCTTGAGGCCATGCGTTCCGGCTGCCCCGTGATTACCAGCAACATCGGCGCCATGGCAGAAGTAGCCGGCAGTGCAGCCTTACTGGTTGATCCCCATTCGGCACAAGAAATTGCGACAGCGATTGTAGACCTGTGCCGTTCGGATGAACTGCACGGCAAGCTGGTCGGTA belongs to Geobacter sp. SVR and includes:
- a CDS encoding glycosyltransferase family 4 protein, translated to MGHDVIILITDNPENVQQYGSRWKGMRFLYVKSGRLIEQLHKFLRLALLGGVDVVHCMGAGSSIFLPALINKKLFGKKFQLIVDYEDKQSLLVLPGKRRLHLLYEHLSFQCADKIVCASKELTGEYLAKNSNTYYLPFAVSQCRPVGPPESAGNQPNDPLEIGYLGSLTEAYSGQLDYLFRLMPRLKKRVGPARLNIAGSGPLREHYLNKALEMGLQDDVIFRGFVPDSQLDQFFASIDVVVCYFPDLPINRYRCPNKVFLYCSYGLPIVSNRVGEVASLLDHYANAVFYDDKDEDSCIDATRAALQLPRAVPPEFYLAHDWTARTERYLEIVKA
- a CDS encoding glycosyltransferase family 1 protein, with protein sequence MIAINGKIFTQRMSGLGRFAFEVTRRLLDAGTHMVIYTPNKPLHDDYQSLANWIHRDSFGMHPFLWELFRLPVLLGKSGCSLLWSPANIGPIFPGVPHYLTLHDLTFIHDATWMDRLPRLLYRTLIPLICKGTEYLISPTEVIRQEVLAHLPEKPAGHVLMCHQGGDHVPLRDSSPPEQPLDSEKYFVFLGNIDRRKNLARIVDAWALARKKVDQPLKLYIIGAVKFKGNYSIDVEDASIEIRSNLDDAAVFALLSQARGLLFPSLYEGFGFPMLEAMRSGCPVITSNIGAMAEVAGSAALLVDPHSAQEIATAIVDLCRSDELHGKLVGMGFERQKTFTWDRTAHYYLDLFSRECR